The following are encoded together in the Juglans microcarpa x Juglans regia isolate MS1-56 chromosome 2D, Jm3101_v1.0, whole genome shotgun sequence genome:
- the LOC121250806 gene encoding transcription factor TGA1-like, producing the protein MNSPSAQFVTSRRIGVYDPIHQIGMWGENFKSNSNLNASASLIVEDVKLDSQSEDASHGTEGPSNQYDQEATKPTDKVQRRLAQNREAARKSRLRKKAYVQQLETSRLKLIQLEQELERARQQGLYIGGGLDAGHLGFSGTVNSGITTFEMEYGHWMEEQNRQICDLRNALNAHITDTELRMLVESGMNHYFELFRMKATATRADVFYMMSGMWKTSAERFFLWIGGVRPSKLLKVLGPQLEPMTEQQSSDVFNLEHSCQQAEDALSQGMERLQQTLADTVAAGQLSEGSCNRQMTNAMEKLEALMAFVEQADHIRQETLQQMSRILTIRQAARGLLAMGEYFQRLRALSSLWATRPREPA; encoded by the exons ATGAACTCTCCATCAGCCCAGTTTGTCACCTCAAGAAGGATAGGAGTATATGACCCTATCCACCAGATTGGCATGTGGGGAGAAAACTTCAAAAGCAACAGTAATCTAAATGCGTCTGCATCCTTGATCGTGGAGGATGTGAAACTAGATAGTCAG TCAGAGGATGCTTCTCATGGAACAGAGGGACCTTCTAACCAATATGACCAAGAAGCAACAAAACCCACAGATAAG GTACAAAGGCGTCTTGCACAAAACCGTGAGGCTGCTCGTAAAAGTCGTTTGCGGAAGAAG GCCTATGTTCAGCAGTTGGAAACGAGTCGTTTGAAACTTATTCAATTAGAGCAAGAGCTTGAGCGTGCCCGACAACAG GGCTTGTATATAGGTGGTGGGTTAGATGCCGGTCATCTGGGGTTCTCTGGGACCGTAAACTCAG GGATTACTACATTTGAGATGGAGTATGGACACTGGATGGAAGAACAAAATAGACAGATTTGTGACTTGAGGAATGCTTTGAATGCTCATATAACTGATACAGAGCTTCGAATGCTAGTAGAAAGTGGCATGAACCATTATTTTGAACTTTTCCGTATGAAAGCAACTGCCACAAGAGCTGATGTCTTCTATATGATGTCTGGCATGTGGAAAACATCAGCTGAGCGCTTCTTCTTGTGGATTGGAGGGGTTCGCCCTTCAAAACTTCTTAAG GTGCTTGGGCCTCAGCTTGAGCCCATGACGGAACAACAATCTTCAGATGTTTTTAATCTTGAACATTCATGTCAGCAAGCGGAAGATGCTCTTTCGCAAGGTATGGAGAGACTCCAGCAAACTCTAGCTGACACTGTAGCAGCTGGTCAACTGAGTGAAGGAAGTTGCAACCGGCAGATGACTAATGCGATGGAGAAGTTGGAAGCTCTAATGGCCTTTG TGGAACAGGCTGACCATATTCGGCAGGAAACCCTGCAGCAGATGTCCCGCATACTGACTATCCGCCAGGCAGCTCGAGGGCTGCTTGCCATGGGTGAGTACTTCCAACGCCTTCGAGCTTTGAGCTCACTTTGGGCTACCCGCCCTCGTGAGCCTGCTTAG